A window from Methanothrix sp. encodes these proteins:
- a CDS encoding flippase, which translates to MSEYRLLAQRIGLIGLANVLVNLSGIFLLPILTKSLPVEDYGIWAQVNVTISLASVVICLGLSASMVRFMAAASSREEIQECIYSILAVVMLTGISAMLLIFCLAEPIARALFNGNVAVTRALSVIVFVEAMNVLLFDFYRALQRMKLYALFSTSVVYLTIILAYWFVSSGKGIHGAVQGLAIAKLIILIIMFSVLVRHIGLRIPDFRHLKEYLSFGLPIVPASISGWVINSSDRYVIGMLLGTAWVGYYSPGYLLGSLVSIFIGPLNTVLPVALYRYYDRGDVESVETIMSLTIKYFLAVAIPSVFGLTFLSKPMLIMLSTPDIAEKSYLITPIVAFGSLLMGIANVLASVIYLVKKTTITMKIHLITAILNLVITLILVNLVGITGAAIATLLTFVFILMAVNYITWQFVQIKIRYGFILKCLIASSVMSVFLVIWPPKDPRELLGVTIISACIYLLVLWLVEGIKKEEVIFIGAMFKSAGKQPKL; encoded by the coding sequence ATGAGCGAATACAGGCTTCTCGCGCAGCGGATAGGTCTGATAGGCCTCGCGAATGTGCTGGTGAACCTCAGCGGCATATTTCTCCTTCCAATTCTGACAAAGAGCCTGCCGGTCGAGGATTACGGCATCTGGGCGCAGGTTAATGTCACGATCAGCCTCGCCTCAGTCGTAATCTGCCTGGGGCTCTCTGCCTCCATGGTCAGATTCATGGCCGCGGCGAGCAGCAGGGAGGAGATTCAGGAGTGCATCTACTCGATACTCGCAGTGGTGATGCTGACCGGCATATCCGCGATGCTTCTCATCTTCTGCCTCGCTGAGCCCATTGCCAGAGCCCTCTTCAACGGGAATGTGGCGGTGACAAGGGCGCTGTCGGTGATCGTTTTTGTGGAGGCGATGAACGTGCTGCTGTTCGATTTTTATCGAGCTCTGCAGCGAATGAAGCTTTATGCGCTATTCAGTACCTCTGTTGTTTATCTTACCATAATATTGGCGTACTGGTTTGTTTCATCGGGTAAGGGTATCCATGGCGCTGTTCAGGGGCTGGCGATTGCGAAGCTGATTATTCTTATAATCATGTTTAGTGTGTTGGTAAGACACATTGGTCTTCGTATACCTGATTTCAGGCATCTAAAAGAATACCTGTCTTTTGGGTTGCCCATTGTCCCGGCTTCCATCTCCGGCTGGGTTATAAACTCAAGCGATCGATATGTTATAGGTATGCTTCTTGGCACAGCATGGGTGGGCTACTACAGTCCCGGATACCTGCTGGGCAGTTTGGTCTCAATATTCATAGGCCCGCTCAATACCGTGCTGCCTGTGGCCCTCTACAGATACTACGATCGTGGTGATGTGGAATCTGTTGAAACCATAATGAGCCTGACGATAAAATACTTCCTTGCTGTGGCGATACCTTCTGTGTTTGGTTTGACTTTTCTGTCAAAGCCAATGCTGATTATGCTCTCCACGCCAGATATAGCAGAGAAGAGTTATCTCATAACGCCGATTGTAGCTTTCGGATCTCTCTTAATGGGTATTGCAAATGTTCTGGCCAGCGTAATATATTTAGTTAAGAAAACGACAATTACTATGAAGATACATTTGATTACAGCGATACTAAATTTAGTCATTACACTTATACTAGTAAATTTGGTTGGTATAACAGGCGCTGCTATTGCGACACTCTTGACTTTCGTATTTATTTTAATGGCTGTAAACTATATCACGTGGCAGTTTGTGCAAATTAAAATAAGATATGGATTTATATTAAAATGCCTTATAGCATCTAGTGTAATGTCCGTTTTCTTAGTTATTTGGCCACCAAAGGATCCTCGTGAATTGCTGGGAGTGACGATAATTTCTGCCTGTATATATTTGCTAGTTCTTTGGCTGGTGGAAGGCATAAAAAAAGAAGAAGTGATTTTTATCGGAGCAATGTTTAAATCCGCAGGAAAGCAACCTAAACTTTAA